The sequence CATACCCATATGTTGCTAGAAGGTTGCTTTCTGGCGAAACTAAGGAGATGCTAGATATTCTTCTAGATGTAATCTTCGATAAAAAAGGTGGAATACGCCTAGATCGAATAGAAAATCTTTTAGATGTACTAACAAACGATTCAAGTGCGTCAGACTCAACACTATTACCTGTAGCTGGAGCCGGCCTTAAGCTCCTACTAAGCCCAGATGGTTCTATGCTAAGAAGAAACTTATTAATGACAATGATTAAGGATGAAAGATTAAATACTAGTGACATCAAAGGATTATTAAAATTACTAAGGAGTAAGTTCAAGACAAAAGAAATTGCTGAGGATTTAATTAGATATCTAAATCCACTTGCTGCCTAGATTCTAATTAAAAAGCACATTCAATTCTAAATAAATGTTCAATAACTTCATCTTCAATCTTGTCTAGGAATCATAACCTTAAAAGTCAAATCATAAGGGACATAATACAAATCAAGTCCTCAAATATTCCTTCAACTCTTTAGGAGAACTTCTCATAAGAGCAAGACCATCTCTCTCTAAGCGGCGAGCACGATCACGACTCATCCCTAAATCCTTCGCGATTCCAGTCAAGCTCATCGGTGCCTCTCCATCTATGCCATAACGCATCCTCAAAACTCGAGACTGCAATTCCGGTAACTGCTCAAGCAATGTTTCCAAATCACCTTTCATGCATTCACTCTCAATTTGCTCACTTGGCACATCTTTTCCAGCAGAAAGCAAATCAAGCAGCTCAGTTTCATCCCCATCCCCCACACTCATCTGCAAACTCATTGGTTGACGTGCACTACACATCAACTCTTTGACATCTTCTTCGGGAAGCTCTACAAACTCAGCCAGTTCAGTCAAAGTTGGTGTTCGAGCCATTTGTTGACTCAATTCACGCTGACCCTTCTTCAACTTGTTGAGCATTTCAGTGATATGGATAGGCAAACGAATCGTTCTGCTCTTCTCTGAAATCGCACGAGTTATCCCCTGTCGTATCCACCAATAGGCATAAGTAGAGAATTTGTACCCACGCGTCGGATCAAATTTCTCAACTCCTCGAACCAATCCAATAGTTCCCTCCTGGATTAGATCCAAGAGCTCCATGTTCCGCTTTGTGTACTTCTTAGCAACACTGACCACCAATCGCAAATTGGCCGCAACCATGCGCTCTTTTGCACGCTGACCATTCTTTAACTTCTTTTTCAACTGTAAAAGAGTTAATCCAGCAGCCACTGCAAGGGCATCCTGACTAGGCTTATCACCTAAATCGGCCTGAAGTTCAGCTTCTAGAAGCTCCAGAGACATCAACTCCTGCACTTGTCGCCCCAATGTGATCTCTTGCTCATGAGTAAGCAATGGCACACGACCAATATCACGTAAATAAGAACGGACCAGGTCAACTTCTACTGGGGAGGAAAAGGTCACAGGCAATATCGAAACCCCTTTGTTTCCTAATCTATCATTGCTCCTGATGTAGCAAAATCTTGCTTCGCTAAGAGTATTCATGAAATATTAACTTTTAGTATTCAGGCAATAATCCAATCATTTGATTTATAATAAAGTCATATCTCATATCATTCAAAAGAAACAGCCTCTAAATATAAGAAAGTAAAAATTAAGATGCCCAAACTAAGACTACAAAAAATTCTTTCCGAAGCTGGTATATGCTCCAGGCGCAAAGCGGAAGCCCTTTTAAGTCAAAATCGTGTAATAATTAATGGTAAAACAGCTCAACCAGGAGACAAGGCAGATCCAAAATTAGACATTATTTTTGTTGATAACTTACAAGTAATTAACAGGACTGAGTATAAAGTAATCCTTCTAAATAAGCCTATAGGGGTAATAAGTACATGCAGTGATCCACGCGGCAGGACAACAGTTTTAGACCTCATTCCAGAAAAATTTCGCAAAGGGCTTCATAATGTCGGGCGTTTAGATTTAAGCAGCAGAGGGGCAATACTCCTTACCAATGATGGAGATCTAACCCTTCAATTAACCCACCCTCGTTATTTACATACAAAAACATATAACGTATGGGTAGAAGGAGTACCTTCCAATAAAGCCATAAAAGAATGGGAGAATGGTTTAATTTTAGACGGAAAGTTAACAATGAATGCATCAGTTAAACTATTAAAATGTGAACCACATAAAAGCTTACTTAAAATTATTTTAAAAGAAGGGAGAAAAAGGCAAATACGCAGGATAGCAACCATACTAGGACACCCAGTAATTGATCTCCAACGCACTGCAATTGGATCTATTAAATTAAATAATTTACATGAAGGAGATTGGCGAAAGTTAAAACCAGAAGAGTGCAAGCTACTAAAAAAAACATCAATAAGTAAATATTCCGTTTAATGGCGCTAAAAATTCCTTGGATGACTCCCAAAAAATCTAAAGACAAACCCCTGACTATTAAAAAAAGTCCAAAGCAATTTTTTCTAGAAGCTGCACAACTGTTAAAGGAACGAAGAGAAGAATATGGGATCAGCAGAAATGATCTTGCAAGAAAGACAAGAATTACACCCTATATATTAGAAGCAATAGAAAAAGGATATGTCAAGAAATTACCTGAAGCAGCATATCTGTATTCAATGCTGACAGTTCTTGAAATTGAGCTTAATTTAGAAAGGAAAAGTCTTGATGGGATACTTAAATTAAGCAAAATTCCAATAAATGGGCCAAATTCAAACAAAATCAGCTCAGAGAAACATATCTTTAGGACATTGCAAGGTGTACTTATATATATATCTTTAATGCTTTGTAGCATATTTGGGTTAAATTATCAACAAAGGCAATTGGCAAAGCTAAATAGTCAGACATTTCTCCCTATTCCTTCAAATATCGAAAGAAAGTTAATAGTCAACGACTTAATGAAGAAGCAAAAAGATAATACAAAAGAAGCTGAAGAGAAGATTATTACCATGCAATATTATCCAATTTGGGTAGATATTTTACTAAGTAAGTTCAAAAAGCAAGGTCATTTTGAATGGCTTGAGCTAGAAATTAGTAATCCAAGTAAAGTTTCAATCAAAAGTGGGGGGAGGCATCAATCTGATTTCAAGAAAGTGCGGGGAAAACTTAAATTAAAGTTACTAGAACCTGTAATCGTTAATATTCAGCCGCCGCTCACTAAGGAGGACAAAATCATTTGGAGAGGAAAAAATTATATAGATTTTAAGCCGAGGAATAGTTCCTATAGATTCACTCAAGAATCGAACAATCCAATCGCACCTTCTAATGATCGTCCCGATAAGATCCCTCGTTCTCCATAATCTTTTAATGCTTTGAGAAGATGAGAGTCAAGAGTTGTTAGTCGCCAATTCCAATTATTTTCTATGGTGCCAGGAGTATTAAAGCGAGCTTTATTGTCTAAAGAAAGTAAATCCTGTAATGGCGCTACTACAAGTCTTGCATCAGTTTTCAAGCCCATTTCAATTAATTTCCATCCAGGGGAATCAATACTCCTTGTAGAGCGCTGATTAATTCGATCTTTAGTTTCTATATCAAGAGAATCCCACCAACCCAACGTTGTGGGATTGTCATGAGTACCTGTATAGACAACCCAAGCATTTCCTTGAATATTCTCAGGCAAATAAGGGTTATTGGCGTCACCATTAAACCCAAATTGGAGGATTTTCATTCCTGGCAACCCGAATTCATCCCTCAGCTCTTCTACCTCTGAAGTAATCACACCAAGATCTTCTGCTACTAAAGGAAGAGTGCCACCACAATCATTCCTCAATAAACGAAGCAAATCAGAACCTGGAGATGGCTTCCAAAAGCCATCTACTGCTGTTGTTTTGTTTCCTGGAACTGCCCAATACGACTCAAGAGCACGAAAATGGTCAAGTCTTAGCAAATCCACCTGCTGGAGATGTCTCGAGAATCTCTTTCTCCACCAATAAAAATGGGTTGCACGATGCTGACTCCATTTATAAACGGGTGTTCCCCATAGTTGCCCAGTAGCCGAAAAGTAATCTGGTGGGACTCCACTCTGATGTTCTAATTCACCACTAGGAAGAATAGAAAAAAGGGAACGCTTACTCCAAACATCCGCACTATCTCTAGATACATAAAAAGGCAAATCACCAAATAGTAAAACTCCTAACTCACTGGCTAATTTCCTGAGAGCATTCCATTGACGATCAAGATGCCATTGCAACAAACGATGTTCTAATAAACTTTTTTTATGCTCTCTTTTCCAACAAGATAAGGAAATTGGGTTTCGAAGAGCAAGTGGTTTAGGCCATTTCCACCAAGGAAGGCCTTCAAATTGTCTACGAATTTCCATAAAAACAACATGATCTTCAAGCCAAAATTGCTTTTGACACCAAAGATTGAAGTCTCTATGAATATCTGAAGCTTGATTTGGCCATTCTTCTCTTAATATTTGCCCCAACTTTTCACTTCTTTCCTGTGCCAAACTGAAGTTCACCGAAATCTTGTGCAAATGCTTGGAGCCAGGCAGGTCTTGAATAACTGAAGAAGATAAAAATCCGTCTTTTACAAGATCTTTAGCGTCAAGGAAACAAGGGTTAAGTGCAAAGCTCGAAGGAGAACTATAAGGAGAACCAGTTGAATCACATGGAGCTAGAGGTAAAAACTGCCAAACGCCAATACCATTAATTGCTAATGCCTTTATCCACTCTCTAGCAGGAGAACCAAAACTTCCAAATGCAGGACTCAAAGGCAATGCTGAAGGGTGAAGCAAAACGCCTATTGATCGCCCTAACTCTTGACTTGAGCAGTACATCAGTTAGGTAGGAAGGAATAGAAAGTCAACAAAATCAATCCCATCTTTTGAAAAGGCACAGTCACTGAAGATATTCACCTTCCTTTTACAAAGGAATAATCATCAAATCAAAGCTCAGAGGAGATTAGATTTTGATAATATATTCTAAATACATCTACTTAACACTAATAACCCATATCTTCTTTTCAGAACCAATGATAAATGTTTTCTGAAGCAAACAAGGCATTGGAAGCCGCCCATGGCAAAGGGAAAATATAGCAATGCAGTTATGCTCTATAAGCTCAGAAAGTACATGTTGTCAAAGATCTATCTAAAGAATTACTCTATGGTAAAAGGACTTGCAACCTCACCACTCTTCAATATCAAGAAGAAACGAAAATAACCCAACACAAAGGCTAATGCCAAAAAAAATTGACTATCAAAAAAAGTCTAAAGTCTTTTTTAATTGTCTTATAGGAAACTATCCTGGTAGAGCATTGCATCGGATAGGGACAGCATTAGTAGGAATCTGGCTGACAAGTTTAATGATAAATCTAATTTGGCCTATGCCGGATCAAAGTACTCTTAGGAAGTCTTTAGAAAAGTCTATTGATGAGAATATATTAAAATAAACCTAAAAAGTATTTGGCAAGTAATCACTTGCAAGTTAATTCAAACTAAAAAATGAAAATCAAAATTTCAAGAAGTTAATATTTAAGCAGCAACTAGTTCCTAATTAATCAACCAAATCTCTATTTAAAACTAAGATTTAGCATGCGTTGGCGCAAGCGAAAAACAACCTCTTCGACCTTGATTTCTTGATCTTTACCACTATTATCATTACTAAGTAATTTATTCCCCTCACTGCCTGGAATCAGTCCACACCAAGGAAGTCCATCTAATTTTCTATGCAAAGGGGTCCAAACACCTCCGACTTGAATAATTCCAAGCAAAGGAACAGACAAAACTTGACAAAGAGCCACATAAGCAGAGGCGCAACCAGTCATCTCTCCAGAAGAATCAGAGGATGCCATCAAGATTGTTGGTTCCCTCCAAGCTGCAAGAGCCTCTAACCAACTACCCCTATAACAATAATTAATAGCTGGATCTCCCAAAACCTGCACTAACCCATTCTCTTTAGATAAAGAAGCAAGGACCTCTCTTGGGTCATCAGCGCATGAATATTCAAGCAATTCTCCTCCCCAGACACTAGATAGTGCAGTAGATCCTGACCTCATTTCATCATCAGACAAATGGCCAGCACCAACTAAAAATGCCCTCTTACAAACCATACTCAGACAATAGACATATAAAGAATATTGGAGAGGTGCCTACACAGCATTACGATCGGAGTACAGCAGATGTTGCTTGCGAGCACCGTGACAAGTTTTCAGACAGCAGCTCGCTCTGAACAAGAGAACGTTTCTCTTGATACATCAAGACTTCGCTTATTCAGTGGCACCTCAAATCCTGATCTTGCTAAAGAGATCGCCAAATATCTCGGGATTTCAGATGGGCCACTTGTCTGCAAAAGATTTGCAGACGGTGAACTCTATGTGCAAATCCAACAATCAATAAGAGGCTGCGATGTCTTTCTAATACAACCCACATGTGCTCCCGTAAATGACAACCTCATGGAGCTAATGATTATGGTTGATGCATGTAAACGTGCATCTGCAAGACAAATTACTGCTGTAATTCCCTACTACGGATATGCAAGAGCTGATAGAAAAACAGCAGGTCGCGAATCAATAACAGCAAAATTAACTGCAAACTTACTTGTCAAATCTGGCGTGGACAGAGTGTTGGCGATGGACCTTCATTCAGCTCAAATACAAGGGTATTTCGATATTCCATGTGACCACATATATGGCTCGCCTGTTCTGGTGGGCTACCTTTCCAAGCAAAAGCTTGGCGAAATAGTAGTTGTTTCACCAGACGTAGGAGGAGTTGCAAGAGCAAGAGCATTTGCCAAGCAAATGAAAGATGCTCCATTAGCGATCATTGATAAACGTCGATCAGCACATAATGTTTCAAAAAGTCTTACTGTTATTGGTGATGTCTCTGGAAAAACAGCAATACTTATTGATGACATGATTGATACTGGTGGCACCATTTGTGCTGGTGCAGAATTGCTAAGAAAAGAGGGTGCAAAACGAGTTATTGCCTGTGCTTCTCACGCAGTATTTTCTCCTCCTGCATTAGAGAGGTTGACTTCTAAAGGGTTATTTGAGCAGGTGATTGTGACTAATAGTATTCCTGTTGAAAATGTGGATAATTTTTCACAGCTAAAGATCTTATCCGTGGCAAATATGCTAGGAGAAGCGATTTGGAGAGTTCATGCAGAGAGCTCAATAAGTTCAATGTTCCGTTAGTTAACGTCTAAATTGATTCAGAACTTACAAAGTTTTTTTTCTCATAAAGCCCAACCAATCAAAGGAAATAAAGGTTTATTAAATAAAACTTAGGCTGATAATATCAATTCAATTACTTCTCGCGTATTGGAGGATAGATCACATTCCGAAAGTTTAAGAAGAACATTAGACATTGCTTCACTATGAACAGGCAAATAACTTTTCCAACGACTAAATACCTTTGCCATTCGTGATGCAGTAATTGGATTTCGTTGATCAAGTTCAATAATCTGATCGGCCATAAACTCATAACCACTGCCATCAATGGCATGAAAAAGTTTTGTATTAGCTGCAAGCCCTCCTAAGACAGCTCTTACTGCATTTGGAGCCATTCGATCAAAGCGAGGGTGTTCTAATAATTCCCGAACGCGCTCAAGACCATCTTTTCTGGGTGTAGAAGCCTCCAGAGCAAACCATGCATCAAGAATGACAGGGCGATCTTTCCATCGCTCATAGAACTCGCTCATGGCCATTTCACGTTCTTTACAATCAATGGGCTTTAGAGCAGTAAGAGCTGCTTTGGCCAAAGTCATTGAATTTCCACCAACTGCCTTCTTGGCATCAATTAGTACCTCAGCATCACCTCCAGCAGCCAACCAGCTCCAAACAATGGAGGTTATTTTGCGAGCACCCATACCTTCGGGCCATTCAAGCAAGGAGGCAGGTCTAATTGTTATTAACAAAGACTTTAAAACCGGTAAAAGTGTCCTTCCAAATAAGGACTGCAAAAACAATCGACCCTCACAAAGACCAATTGGGTCTACAAACTCCTGATAAAGCTCTAATTCAGACGAGCCAGGAAGATTTATCAAAGTTGAAAGGACCTCAGCATCTTCCTCCCCAAGTGTCTTGATCAAATATGAAAAGGTTTCAATTAAACCCGCTTCTAATTGAATATCAGGATTACCAGTACCTCTTGAGGTCAAAGCCCTTCGCATCAAATCTTGTCCTGCATTCCATCTAGAAAATGGATCATCATCAAATTTAAAAAGGTGAAACAGCTCATCTATAGAAACATCAGAATGCCATCTAACTGGAGCAGAAAAGCCTCTAAAAAGAGATACCGTTGGAACCTTTTTTTCTTTAGGAAGTTCTTCGATAATAAAATCTTGCTGATTCTGCTCAAGAATTAATAGTCTCTCTCTGCCTTGTCTACCTTCAGATGAAACTAAGGCAATTAGAATAGGAATAACTAAGGGGTTTTTATTATTCCCATTAATTTCAAAAGACCTATTTTGTTTAGTTTTAAGAGTTAGAGTTCCAACTTCAGGATCCCATTTACGAGTGATTTCTACATAAGGAGTTCCAGGCTGGAAATACCATTGATAAAATTGTTTATGGTCAAAGTAAAGAGAACAATCATCATCACTCGAACCTTCTATTATTGATTCAATAAAATCCTCAGTAGTAGCAGCACAACCATCAAACCTTTTAACATAAGTTTTCATACCTTTCATAAAGGATTTCTTACCTAAGAGCGTATAAAGCATACGAATTAACTCTGCACCTTTCTCATAAATAGTTGTCGTATAGAAATTGTCTATAGCTAAATATTCACTAGGCTTTACAGCATGAGCAGTAGGTCCGGAATCTTCAAGAAATTGTGTATTTCGAAGGAAAGATACATCTTCTATACGCTTTGTTGAAGCCGAATGTAAATCAGCAGTAAAAGACTGATCCCTAAAAACTGTTAGGCCTTCTTTCAAAGAAAGTTGGAACCAGTCCCTACAGGTAATACGATTACCAGTCCAATTATGAAAGTATTCGTGAGCTATAACACCTTCTATTCTTTGAAGTTCATCATCACTGGCAATATTTGAATCGGCTAAAACTAATTTAGAGTTAAAGATATTAAGACCTTTATTCTCCATTGCACCCATATTAAAATGCCTAACAGCCACTATGTTGTACTCATCTAAGTCATACTCAAAGCTATAAACTTCTTCATCCCATTTCATTGCTCTCTTTAACGAGTCAATAGCATGAGAAGTAAAGGGCTCATCACCAGATTCTACATACAAGTTTATAGATACTTCACGCCCCGAAGATCTAGAGTAAGAATCTTTTATTTGCACTAAATCCCCTGCTACTAATGCAAATAGATAAGAAGGCTTAGGGTTAGGATCATCCCATATTACTTCATGACGTTCTTTATTTAATGAGAGCTTGGATGAAGTAATTTGATTACCATTAGACAATAATATAGGGTATTTCTTAAAATCAGCCTCAACTCTTACTCGATACTTGCTAAGAACATCTGGACGGTCCGGGTGAAAGCAAATTCGTCTAAACCCTTCAGCTTCACATTGAGTTGTCAACAAAGAACCACTTAAGTAAAGCCCCTCTAAAGAAGTATTGTTATATGGGTCAATTCTGGTAACTATCTTTAGATCAAAGGAGGCTGGTGGTGGATGCTTAATTATCAGTTTACTGCTAGAAATAACATATTCATGCTCCATCAAAAGCCTTCCTTCAATACTCAAGTGTTCCAAGGCTAAGTTTTCACCTTGAAGAATTAAAGGAGTGTCCCCTTTGTCTGGCAAAGGCTCTACATGAATACAAGAAGTAACGCGTACATATTCTTGATGAATAGAAAAATCCAGGTAAATAAATGGCAAGAAGAATGGATAAGGCTTGTAATCAGAAAGCTTGACTAAATTCTTATTTACCATTAGGAGTTAGTTGTAATTCAAACCTATTAAAAGGAAATAAGTTTCATAAATATTTCATGCAAAATAAATAAGCTAATCATGCATCATCATAGTTGAATTCATAATCTTTTAAAAATAAGAATTATTTTTTCTGTTTTTCTATAGCCTCCTGAACTTTTGTTTTAACATCTTCTGGGACTTCATTTGGACAATATTGCAAAGCTCCAGTGATTACCTGAAACTCAGCTCCGGCAAAAAGCTGTTTATTTGTTAGTTTTTTGTCTCCAGCAGAAGCGACAACACCACCATGCCTTCCATTGAGGACTTGAGCATAAGTTGATGCAGCAATGCCAACAGCCTTAGGGAATTCAACTCCAGCAGCTCGCGCATTACAAAGGTAAGAAGCTCCCATCCCCCTATATAGGTAAACATCCTCATCAGAAGCAGGCGCTTGCTTATTCGTTGCATCCTTAGAGGGATCCAACCTTCCACGTGGAGGGTTGGATCCCTTACAACCTATAAGCACCATTGGCAGGAGCAGCATGGGCATCACTAGAGCTTTGATTAGACGACGCGAGTGAATTGGCAACGGATTAACTCTGAATGTTCAAAATTGGAGCTATAAAGTCCAATTCTTAATGCTCATAATAATTACATGTTTTGAGTCAAAGGTCTATAAGTCTCTATTGAATAAGGGGGTTCACTAAAAGCCTTTTTTCTTAGCAAGTTAAAGATTGCTTTTAATGGTTCACTTAACAAGGTCGACTTAGCACTATTTTTAGAAGGAAGTCTCACCTTAGAGCAAAGGTAAAAATACCGAGATTATGGTTTTAGTTACATTTTTACAAAGCTAGTAATTCATGTAGATCATTAACCTGCAGAAATAGTTTAAAGACAAGAGTTATTAATAAGTTAACAGTAAAAGAATTAAGTGGAAAGAGCCATCTGTTTAATCACACAAATAGCTCCTGAAGCATCATAACTTCAGGAGAGCACAAAAACCTTAATGAAGAAAGACTTTCAATTCTTGATAGTAGAAAAACGACTCCAAACAGCAAATCCTATCAAAACCATCCTTATTTACGATAATTCCACTAAGTAGTAATAGGAATAATCTTTAAATCAGACCATATGCCTAAAAAGTTGATATAGAGATCAATTCATCGGCCATCGATCCTTTCAAAAAACCTTGAACTATCAAGGCTGTCAAATTGGAGGCAGAAAGATCATATACTTAGCGAGCAAAAAACAGTTCAAAAACTTGTTAGCTGTTCTGCGAGTTTCCGCAAAACCTAATAATGTGTCCCACAGCATTATTAGAGGCTCCAGGCTGTGAATGGGGTCGATCTCAAAAAAAAACAAGAGCTACAGCTTTTACTAGTAGCAGGTCGCAAGCACCTTTCAAGGGGCGACCTTAGATCCCTTATTCAATACCTGGAAAAAGAAGACTTCGGATTCAAAGTCACTCTTCAGTTATCTGATCCCAGCGAGCATCCTGAACTTCTTGAACTACATAGATTAATCGCAATACCTGCTCTAATCAAACTTTCCCCTGCCCCAAAACAAATTTTTGCAGGTAGCAGTATTTTTCAACAGTTGAGAAGCTGGCTTCCTAGATGGCAACAGGAAGGTTTTGTAAGCGGCTTAGGCCTAAGTCTAAAGCCAACAGATCTCGATAGCAGCCGCACTCAGCGAGAATTACTCCTTGAAGATGAATTGTTAGTTTTAAGGCAGGAGAATGAAACACTTATAAATCGCATCGACTCTCAAGAAAGATTACTAAGGATGGTTGCTCATGAATTAAGAACACCTTTAACGGCAGCAGCCCTAGCAGTCCAAAGTCAAAAGCTTGGACAAATCGATATCAATAAATTTCAAGATGTAATCAAAAGACGCCTAGAAGAAATTGAATTGTTGTCTAAAGATCTCTTAGAGGTTGGGAGCACTAGATGGGAAGCACTCTTTAATCCTCAACGAGTAGATCTAGCCAATGTCTCAGCAGAAGCAATTCTTGAACTTGAAAAGCATTGGCTAAGAAGAGGGATTGGGGTTATTACTGATATTCCTTCAGACCTTCCAAAAGTATTTGCAGATCAAAGACGCATGAGGCAGGTTTTGCTCAATCTCATTGAAAACGCATTGAAATATTCAGAAAAGGGTGGAAAGATTTCGATAACAATGCTGCACCGTACAAATCAATGGGTACAAGTCAGCGTTTGTGATAGTGGTCCAGGCATTCCTGAAGAGGAACAACAGCGAATATTCTTAGATCGAGTCCGCTTACCTCAGACATCAAATAGGACATCTGGCTTTGGCATTGGACTTTCAGTGTGTCGTCGCATTGTCGAAGTTCATGGTGGAAGAATCTGGGTGATCTCTGAACCAGACAAAGGATCTTGTTTCTACTTCACTGTTCCTGTATGGCAAGGACAAGAGAAGAATGAGGGAGCCTTGACGGAGGGTGAGGCTGGCCCGTAGCTTGCCAATGTGACCTTAGGCACTA comes from Prochlorococcus sp. MIT 1307 and encodes:
- a CDS encoding RpoD/SigA family RNA polymerase sigma factor, which translates into the protein MNTLSEARFCYIRSNDRLGNKGVSILPVTFSSPVEVDLVRSYLRDIGRVPLLTHEQEITLGRQVQELMSLELLEAELQADLGDKPSQDALAVAAGLTLLQLKKKLKNGQRAKERMVAANLRLVVSVAKKYTKRNMELLDLIQEGTIGLVRGVEKFDPTRGYKFSTYAYWWIRQGITRAISEKSRTIRLPIHITEMLNKLKKGQRELSQQMARTPTLTELAEFVELPEEDVKELMCSARQPMSLQMSVGDGDETELLDLLSAGKDVPSEQIESECMKGDLETLLEQLPELQSRVLRMRYGIDGEAPMSLTGIAKDLGMSRDRARRLERDGLALMRSSPKELKEYLRT
- a CDS encoding pseudouridine synthase, translated to MPKLRLQKILSEAGICSRRKAEALLSQNRVIINGKTAQPGDKADPKLDIIFVDNLQVINRTEYKVILLNKPIGVISTCSDPRGRTTVLDLIPEKFRKGLHNVGRLDLSSRGAILLTNDGDLTLQLTHPRYLHTKTYNVWVEGVPSNKAIKEWENGLILDGKLTMNASVKLLKCEPHKSLLKIILKEGRKRQIRRIATILGHPVIDLQRTAIGSIKLNNLHEGDWRKLKPEECKLLKKTSISKYSV
- a CDS encoding helix-turn-helix domain-containing protein, with the protein product MALKIPWMTPKKSKDKPLTIKKSPKQFFLEAAQLLKERREEYGISRNDLARKTRITPYILEAIEKGYVKKLPEAAYLYSMLTVLEIELNLERKSLDGILKLSKIPINGPNSNKISSEKHIFRTLQGVLIYISLMLCSIFGLNYQQRQLAKLNSQTFLPIPSNIERKLIVNDLMKKQKDNTKEAEEKIITMQYYPIWVDILLSKFKKQGHFEWLELEISNPSKVSIKSGGRHQSDFKKVRGKLKLKLLEPVIVNIQPPLTKEDKIIWRGKNYIDFKPRNSSYRFTQESNNPIAPSNDRPDKIPRSP
- the malQ gene encoding 4-alpha-glucanotransferase; translation: MYCSSQELGRSIGVLLHPSALPLSPAFGSFGSPAREWIKALAINGIGVWQFLPLAPCDSTGSPYSSPSSFALNPCFLDAKDLVKDGFLSSSVIQDLPGSKHLHKISVNFSLAQERSEKLGQILREEWPNQASDIHRDFNLWCQKQFWLEDHVVFMEIRRQFEGLPWWKWPKPLALRNPISLSCWKREHKKSLLEHRLLQWHLDRQWNALRKLASELGVLLFGDLPFYVSRDSADVWSKRSLFSILPSGELEHQSGVPPDYFSATGQLWGTPVYKWSQHRATHFYWWRKRFSRHLQQVDLLRLDHFRALESYWAVPGNKTTAVDGFWKPSPGSDLLRLLRNDCGGTLPLVAEDLGVITSEVEELRDEFGLPGMKILQFGFNGDANNPYLPENIQGNAWVVYTGTHDNPTTLGWWDSLDIETKDRINQRSTRSIDSPGWKLIEMGLKTDARLVVAPLQDLLSLDNKARFNTPGTIENNWNWRLTTLDSHLLKALKDYGERGILSGRSLEGAIGLFDS
- a CDS encoding ribose-phosphate pyrophosphokinase; amino-acid sequence: MTSFQTAARSEQENVSLDTSRLRLFSGTSNPDLAKEIAKYLGISDGPLVCKRFADGELYVQIQQSIRGCDVFLIQPTCAPVNDNLMELMIMVDACKRASARQITAVIPYYGYARADRKTAGRESITAKLTANLLVKSGVDRVLAMDLHSAQIQGYFDIPCDHIYGSPVLVGYLSKQKLGEIVVVSPDVGGVARARAFAKQMKDAPLAIIDKRRSAHNVSKSLTVIGDVSGKTAILIDDMIDTGGTICAGAELLRKEGAKRVIACASHAVFSPPALERLTSKGLFEQVIVTNSIPVENVDNFSQLKILSVANMLGEAIWRVHAESSISSMFR
- the pepN gene encoding aminopeptidase N, producing MVNKNLVKLSDYKPYPFFLPFIYLDFSIHQEYVRVTSCIHVEPLPDKGDTPLILQGENLALEHLSIEGRLLMEHEYVISSSKLIIKHPPPASFDLKIVTRIDPYNNTSLEGLYLSGSLLTTQCEAEGFRRICFHPDRPDVLSKYRVRVEADFKKYPILLSNGNQITSSKLSLNKERHEVIWDDPNPKPSYLFALVAGDLVQIKDSYSRSSGREVSINLYVESGDEPFTSHAIDSLKRAMKWDEEVYSFEYDLDEYNIVAVRHFNMGAMENKGLNIFNSKLVLADSNIASDDELQRIEGVIAHEYFHNWTGNRITCRDWFQLSLKEGLTVFRDQSFTADLHSASTKRIEDVSFLRNTQFLEDSGPTAHAVKPSEYLAIDNFYTTTIYEKGAELIRMLYTLLGKKSFMKGMKTYVKRFDGCAATTEDFIESIIEGSSDDDCSLYFDHKQFYQWYFQPGTPYVEITRKWDPEVGTLTLKTKQNRSFEINGNNKNPLVIPILIALVSSEGRQGRERLLILEQNQQDFIIEELPKEKKVPTVSLFRGFSAPVRWHSDVSIDELFHLFKFDDDPFSRWNAGQDLMRRALTSRGTGNPDIQLEAGLIETFSYLIKTLGEEDAEVLSTLINLPGSSELELYQEFVDPIGLCEGRLFLQSLFGRTLLPVLKSLLITIRPASLLEWPEGMGARKITSIVWSWLAAGGDAEVLIDAKKAVGGNSMTLAKAALTALKPIDCKEREMAMSEFYERWKDRPVILDAWFALEASTPRKDGLERVRELLEHPRFDRMAPNAVRAVLGGLAANTKLFHAIDGSGYEFMADQIIELDQRNPITASRMAKVFSRWKSYLPVHSEAMSNVLLKLSECDLSSNTREVIELILSA
- a CDS encoding cAMP phosphodiesterase, whose translation is MPIHSRRLIKALVMPMLLLPMVLIGCKGSNPPRGRLDPSKDATNKQAPASDEDVYLYRGMGASYLCNARAAGVEFPKAVGIAASTYAQVLNGRHGGVVASAGDKKLTNKQLFAGAEFQVITGALQYCPNEVPEDVKTKVQEAIEKQKK
- a CDS encoding histidine kinase translates to MNGVDLKKKQELQLLLVAGRKHLSRGDLRSLIQYLEKEDFGFKVTLQLSDPSEHPELLELHRLIAIPALIKLSPAPKQIFAGSSIFQQLRSWLPRWQQEGFVSGLGLSLKPTDLDSSRTQRELLLEDELLVLRQENETLINRIDSQERLLRMVAHELRTPLTAAALAVQSQKLGQIDINKFQDVIKRRLEEIELLSKDLLEVGSTRWEALFNPQRVDLANVSAEAILELEKHWLRRGIGVITDIPSDLPKVFADQRRMRQVLLNLIENALKYSEKGGKISITMLHRTNQWVQVSVCDSGPGIPEEEQQRIFLDRVRLPQTSNRTSGFGIGLSVCRRIVEVHGGRIWVISEPDKGSCFYFTVPVWQGQEKNEGALTEGEAGP